One window of Treponema denticola genomic DNA carries:
- a CDS encoding gliding motility protein has translation MKAKTGDVYCVYNSHLKKYTACQITKIEEGEKKPKAVLLWLDWSGEQPLKEEELPLLKPLYQDFMYWKRGLHICNVDVMVPANHMLIGNMQPLTDESTNTYAMSWGNGYEVYRQLKWQEIPKEQRDAFKKAESSKEKIIFAGKEMAVSRHRIHDDVPFENVLELKAFPCLSYLACKKWHTGLYEYLQSCPFLDELVLENHQQKKLDFSNTHLHNLSIDMNGVEELYLNNELEELILLGEVTNNCKIHAVENGALLLLTSTEIVPKIQGLKDLGKLHCSEITELDVAEILKAYPMLKELRLWGKPGIISNLSMLSQFTKLEGFTTVDLFGFSAEDIPEPECLPNLLWFWMSSLPENAAKKAKQLYKKRKEEGLNLWIQKPRKPEWLAQNLDNPFRSWDGQENISAANAKKAADIYKKTRAEILKLEQSSPLEAARTAEALVRAYTEAFNKMDKRKYFIETVEREDIYCALTELLDLIPPSLSINKEKLLEIFDTTRDF, from the coding sequence ATGAAAGCGAAAACCGGCGATGTATACTGTGTGTATAATTCACATTTAAAAAAATATACTGCGTGCCAAATAACCAAGATAGAGGAAGGTGAGAAAAAACCGAAAGCAGTGCTGCTCTGGTTAGATTGGTCGGGTGAACAGCCTCTCAAAGAGGAAGAATTACCTTTACTAAAGCCGCTTTATCAGGACTTTATGTACTGGAAACGAGGCCTGCATATTTGTAATGTTGATGTCATGGTGCCTGCGAACCATATGTTAATCGGTAACATGCAGCCATTAACCGATGAAAGCACAAATACCTATGCAATGTCTTGGGGAAACGGATACGAAGTATATCGTCAACTTAAATGGCAGGAAATTCCTAAAGAGCAAAGAGATGCTTTTAAAAAAGCGGAGAGCAGTAAGGAAAAAATTATATTTGCCGGAAAAGAAATGGCGGTTTCCAGACATCGCATACATGATGATGTTCCTTTTGAAAATGTGCTGGAATTAAAAGCCTTTCCATGCTTATCCTATTTGGCATGTAAAAAATGGCATACCGGTTTATATGAATATTTACAATCCTGTCCGTTTTTAGATGAGCTGGTACTTGAAAATCATCAGCAAAAAAAATTGGATTTTTCCAATACGCATTTACATAATCTTTCCATTGATATGAACGGCGTGGAAGAACTGTATCTGAATAACGAATTGGAAGAACTTATTCTGTTAGGTGAAGTAACAAATAACTGTAAAATACATGCTGTTGAAAACGGAGCTTTATTACTTTTAACATCAACTGAAATAGTGCCTAAAATACAGGGGCTAAAAGACTTGGGCAAACTGCATTGCTCAGAGATTACAGAACTTGATGTAGCCGAGATTTTAAAAGCATACCCGATGCTGAAGGAATTGCGGCTATGGGGCAAACCCGGTATTATTTCTAACCTTTCTATGCTATCCCAATTTACAAAATTGGAGGGCTTTACCACGGTTGATTTATTCGGTTTTTCTGCCGAAGATATTCCGGAGCCGGAATGTTTACCGAACTTACTTTGGTTTTGGATGAGCAGCCTGCCGGAAAATGCAGCCAAAAAAGCTAAACAGCTTTATAAAAAGAGAAAAGAAGAAGGGCTTAATCTTTGGATACAAAAGCCGCGAAAACCGGAATGGTTGGCGCAGAACCTTGACAATCCGTTCCGCTCATGGGACGGACAAGAAAATATTTCTGCAGCGAATGCCAAGAAAGCAGCAGATATATATAAAAAAACAAGAGCCGAAATTCTCAAATTGGAACAAAGCTCGCCGCTCGAAGCAGCACGGACTGCCGAAGCTTTGGTGAGGGCATACACTGAAGCCTTTAATAAGATGGACAAACGCAAATATTTTATTGAAACAGTAGAAAGAGAGGATATCTATTGTGCTCTTACAGAACTTTTAGATTTAATACCGCCTTCTCTATCTATCAATAAAGAAAAACTCTTGGAAATTTTTGATACAACACGGGATTTTTAG
- a CDS encoding tryptophanase, whose translation MKKYVPEPFRIKMVEPIKMTTREDRIKYLEKAKYNMFNLRGEDVYIDLLTDSGTNAMSDKQWGGVMVGDEAYAGGKSYFKLVEAGQDIFGYEFIQPVHQGRAAEKVLFPLLLKKGQVAISNMFFDTTRAHVTLAGGRPLDCVCKEAKKPSEYAPFKGNMDVEKLEQLINEHGKEKVGMIVMTITNNSAGGQAVSIQNIREVAKVAKKYGILFNIDAARFAENAYFVKQREEEFKNKPIKEIIREMFSYADTFTMSAKKDAIVNMGGLIGIKNNQEIYQMIKGNCISFEGFITYGGLAGRDLEALAIGLYEGIDEEYLKYRNASMEYLASQLLDAGVAIQNPAGGHGVYVDANAMFPHIPYYQFPGHTLCVELYKEAGIRTCDIGSFMLGNDPETGEQIKSEFEFARLAIPRRVYTQSHLDVIAGALINIKERASQVKGYKIIWEPPILRHFQAHLEPIK comes from the coding sequence ATGAAAAAGTATGTACCGGAACCGTTTAGAATTAAAATGGTTGAGCCCATCAAAATGACAACGCGTGAGGACCGTATCAAATATCTTGAAAAAGCAAAATACAATATGTTTAACTTACGCGGTGAAGATGTCTACATTGACTTATTGACCGACAGCGGAACTAATGCAATGAGCGATAAGCAGTGGGGCGGCGTTATGGTCGGAGATGAGGCCTATGCCGGAGGAAAAAGCTATTTTAAATTGGTTGAAGCAGGACAGGATATCTTCGGATATGAATTCATCCAGCCCGTCCATCAGGGCCGAGCTGCAGAAAAGGTTTTATTCCCCTTGCTGCTCAAAAAAGGCCAAGTTGCTATTTCAAATATGTTCTTTGACACAACCAGAGCTCACGTAACCTTAGCCGGAGGAAGACCTCTCGACTGCGTATGTAAGGAAGCAAAAAAACCTTCCGAATATGCACCTTTTAAGGGAAATATGGATGTCGAAAAACTCGAACAGCTTATTAACGAACACGGAAAAGAAAAAGTTGGAATGATTGTAATGACTATTACAAACAATTCAGCCGGAGGACAAGCCGTTTCAATTCAGAATATCCGTGAGGTTGCTAAAGTTGCAAAAAAATACGGCATTTTGTTCAATATTGATGCAGCACGATTTGCAGAAAATGCCTACTTTGTAAAACAAAGAGAAGAAGAATTTAAGAATAAGCCTATTAAAGAGATTATCCGTGAAATGTTCAGCTATGCCGACACTTTTACAATGAGTGCAAAAAAAGATGCTATCGTTAATATGGGCGGTTTGATAGGTATTAAAAACAATCAAGAAATCTATCAGATGATTAAGGGTAACTGTATTTCTTTTGAAGGATTTATCACATATGGAGGTCTTGCAGGCCGCGACCTTGAAGCCTTGGCTATCGGTTTGTACGAAGGCATTGATGAAGAATATTTAAAATACCGAAACGCTTCTATGGAATACCTAGCCTCTCAGCTTCTTGATGCAGGTGTTGCCATTCAAAATCCGGCAGGCGGACACGGTGTTTATGTTGATGCCAACGCCATGTTCCCGCACATTCCGTACTATCAATTCCCCGGCCACACTCTTTGCGTAGAGTTATATAAAGAAGCCGGAATCCGCACATGCGACATCGGTTCCTTTATGCTCGGAAACGATCCCGAAACCGGAGAACAAATCAAATCCGAATTCGAATTTGCCCGTCTTGCAATTCCAAGAAGAGTATACACCCAATCTCACTTAGATGTTATTGCAGGAGCTTTAATCAATATTAAGGAAAGAGCCTCTCAGGTTAAGGGCTACAAAATTATCTGGGAACCCCCGATTCTTAGACACTTCCAAGCTCATTTGGAACCCATAAAATAA
- a CDS encoding TetR/AcrR family transcriptional regulator — translation MQVLKEEVKDRILTAAEKIFYEQDYRSAKLTDIAAAADIPVALIYTYFKNKEGLFDEVVAGVLDNIIKMMEDEEKMEAGSPYERFNRGGASQLPKLLKSRIKLIILIDKSSGTKHENAKDMWVKRLEQHIKDGLKRYSKTKHDPMLAHILANNYVEGLMEIARHYKNEKWAEDMLFVLNKCYFNGVESL, via the coding sequence ATGCAGGTATTAAAAGAAGAAGTCAAGGATAGAATTCTGACGGCTGCGGAAAAAATATTTTATGAACAAGATTATAGAAGCGCCAAGCTGACGGATATTGCAGCAGCGGCTGATATTCCTGTTGCGCTTATTTACACCTACTTCAAAAACAAAGAAGGATTATTTGATGAAGTAGTCGCAGGCGTGTTGGATAACATCATTAAGATGATGGAAGATGAAGAAAAGATGGAAGCCGGAAGCCCCTATGAAAGATTTAATCGGGGCGGAGCATCTCAACTTCCCAAACTGTTAAAGAGTAGAATAAAACTCATCATCTTGATCGACAAGAGCTCGGGAACGAAACATGAGAATGCAAAAGATATGTGGGTTAAACGATTGGAACAGCATATAAAAGACGGTTTAAAGAGATATTCAAAAACCAAGCACGATCCCATGCTTGCTCATATTTTGGCAAATAATTATGTTGAGGGACTTATGGAAATTGCACGGCACTATAAAAATGAAAAATGGGCAGAAGATATGCTCTTTGTTCTTAATAAGTGTTATTTTAATGGAGTTGAATCATTGTAA